Part of the Fusobacteriaceae bacterium genome is shown below.
GTGGAAGGAGGACTTCCTGCTCCAGATTGAAAGTCGCGGCATTCCAAAAAAGACCTTTGCCGACGATAACGAATACTACGTATGGGGATTCCCGTTCTATAACCAGCAAAACAGGATTGATACATTCACCCAAGCGTTCGTGCGACTTCTACCGCCTGGGTACTATGGTCTTCCCCAAGAAACGCAACGTGAGGTTGCCGTCGACACTCCGCCTCTAGATTATAATGATGAACCTGCGAATAAATGATCACCAACGAAAAGAGATAAGCTTATGGCAGACATATTTGACAAAGAAAAACGCTCAGCTGTAATGCGGAATATTTAAGGCAAGGGAAACAAGTCCACCGAACTGGCGATCATTGCCATTTTTCAAGAATTAGGTATCAGTGGTTGGAGGCACGGATATCAGCTCAAAGGTCATCCGGATTTCGTCTTCCTAAAGAAACGCATCGCCGTTTTTGTCGACGGTTGCTTCTGGCAAGGTCATAATTGCAGAAATGCTCGTCCCCAAGAAAACGAGACATTCTGGAGGAAAAAAATCGGCGACAATATCGCGCGTGACAGGATAATTACCACGTTGTTTGAAAGTCGAGGCTGGATAGTTATTCGCATATGGGAGTGCGAATTGAAAAAAATAACCGTGAAATTCTTGTTAAAAAATTAAGCGGCGCATTATTAGTGAAAGATACTGAATAAATCTTGTATATTTATATATTGACACCTTACGAAACAGCAGAATCTATTCCGCAAACCTCAACAAAAGGAGAGCCCCCCATGACAACCTTCATCTGCTACCCCAAATGCACAACCTGCCAAAAAGCAAAATCCTGGCTTGACCGCAAAGGAGTCAAATACGAAATCCGCGACATCAAGACGGCCAATCCAAGCTACAAGGAACTGAAAACCTGGCTTGCCACAAGCAAGCTGCCGGTAAAAAGCTTTTTCAATACAAGCGGCTTGCTGTATAAGTCCATGAATCTCAAAGAAAAACTCCCCGCCATGAGCGAAGACGACTGCCTGAAACTACTCGCCACAGACGGGATGCTTGTGAAGCGCCCGCTTTTGATCGGGGACGGGTTTGTGCTGGTGGGATTCAAGGAGGGGAATTGGGCGCATAACATACGCCCCGCCGTAGGCGACCCGGCCCCTTACCCGCAAGTGTAAGGGCGTAATCTTGCGCCCGCCTTGTCATCACCTTAATACTGGCATTATCCCCAAAGGAGGTCCCCAATATGAATAAACCACTGGTAGCATACTTTTCAGCAAGCGGCGTCACAGCCAAGGTAGCGAAGATACTGGCGGAGGCGGCAAGCGCCGATCTCTACGAAATCAAGCCGGAAGTTCCTTACACGCAAGCGGATCTGGACTGGCAGGACAAAAATTCCCGCAGTTCCATCGAAATGAAAGATAAATCCTTCCGCCCGGCCATCGCCGACAAAGGCGCCAACATCGCCGCATATGACGTGATATTCCTCGGCTTCCCCATCTGGTGGTACATCGCGCCGACGATCATCAATACTTTCCTCGAAAGTTATGATTTCGCGGGAAAGACTGTCGTGCTGTTTGCCACATCCGGCAGCAGCGGTTTCGGAAAAACCGTGGAAAGCCTGAAGGGTAGCGTTTCCGCTTCCACGATGATCAAGGAGGGCAAACTTTTGAACGGCAAACAGACCAAGGAAGGTCTCGCGGCTTGGGTTGCGGATCTTGGAATATAGGACGTTTTCAAATTTTATTGACAACATCAATAAAATCATATACAATTTGGGCAAAAATATGTAATATTGCCTGAATAAATGTCTCGATTCGACCGGAAAGCGAAAAAACCCAGAGATGATGAGATTAAAAAGTCATGAATGGAGAAAGCCCATATGAAAGTTGGCAGAGAAAATGAAATTTTGGAGTTCAAACGGACTACAGGCGAACTAAATGAAGCCGTCATCTCGATTTCTGCTATTCTGAACAAACATGGAGGCTGAGAGCTCTATTTTGGCGTGCAAAATGACGGTACTCCTGTCGGGATGGATATTTCTGACAAAACGCTTAGGGATATAAGTCAAGCGGTAGCTAATTTCCTTGAACCAAAGATATATCCGAAAATCAATGCAGTATATATCCACGAAAAGCATTGTATTCGTGTGGAATTTTCGGGCGACAAAGCACCATATCTGGCCTTCGGTTGCCCTTACATCCGCGTTGCGGACGAGGACAGACAAATGTCTGCGGCGGAACTGGAGAAGTTCATCCTCAAAAAGAATGCCGGACGCGATATCTGGGACAGCGAACCTTCCAATAAAACTGTAAGCAATGTAGACGAAGGCGTACAGTATCTGATTGAAAAAATGAACTGGCGTGTTGTGCTGGATGGTTCCGTCCAGCGAAAAGAAATTCCGGAAGTCCCTGTCGATGCGATCCGTGAAGCCATCACAAATTCCTTTGCCCACAG
Proteins encoded:
- a CDS encoding very short patch repair endonuclease, which codes for MAIFQELGISGWRHGYQLKGHPDFVFLKKRIAVFVDGCFWQGHNCRNARPQENETFWRKKIGDNIARDRIITTLFESRGWIVIRIWECELKKITVKFLLKN
- a CDS encoding arsenate reductase family protein, whose product is MTTFICYPKCTTCQKAKSWLDRKGVKYEIRDIKTANPSYKELKTWLATSKLPVKSFFNTSGLLYKSMNLKEKLPAMSEDDCLKLLATDGMLVKRPLLIGDGFVLVGFKEGNWAHNIRPAVGDPAPYPQV
- a CDS encoding NAD(P)H-dependent oxidoreductase yields the protein MNKPLVAYFSASGVTAKVAKILAEAASADLYEIKPEVPYTQADLDWQDKNSRSSIEMKDKSFRPAIADKGANIAAYDVIFLGFPIWWYIAPTIINTFLESYDFAGKTVVLFATSGSSGFGKTVESLKGSVSASTMIKEGKLLNGKQTKEGLAAWVADLGI